In Amphiura filiformis chromosome 2, Afil_fr2py, whole genome shotgun sequence, one DNA window encodes the following:
- the LOC140141278 gene encoding uncharacterized protein: MPRVPSEPVPELTVRGTVRKNQLYVPEEDIQRALQMVRDGVYVARASRLCKVPFTRLEARVKELKDSGDLEIYWGKNAPHYLAKLNEQNAPDEVGDGGGKTKRKRRSGPRPYSEENLALAVEAVKSGMYTINAAHNVYNIPGKLLYELMRTDKPIRALMNKKNRNKAKLTYNEEEAVVEYALALDKIGFQVTYMSLVPLAMQYTTDRGNPVKDVHGWAKLFARRHPELDGKYLSPPAVRAITKQQLAKKMFDRLAELYDTHNFHLKPSRIYACEGISLRVERWEADVTKNIDVEMLVAANAVGFHILPPCVVYSNEEGDGIPDFLGLPEAGFVVSDKKKLTAPIVAEWFRSVFLHYLLPRTAEDPVALVLHGHHDWFSPELLQMAEKEHVHLVPVCPQIRFWTNPIQSILLKLRDAYIDRMLEIVKIWVYPC, encoded by the exons ATGCCTCGAGTACCATCAGAGCCCGTACCAGAACTCACTGTCCGAGGCACTGTACGAAAGAACCAGCTCTATGTGCCAGAAGAAGACATCCAGAGGGCGCTTCAAATGGTGCGCGATGGCGTCTACGTGGCAAGAGCTTCCAGACTTTGTAAAGTTCCTTTCACTAGACTTGAAGCGCGTGTGAAAGAATTAAAAGATAGCGGTGATCTTGAAATTTACTGGGGTAAAAATGCCCCTCATTATCTTGCCAAGCTGAATGAACAAAATGCACCTGATGAAGTTGGTGATGGAGGTGGGAAGACTAAAAGAAAGAGAAGATCAGGTCCTCGGCCGTACTCGGAAGAAAATTTAGCGTTGGCTGTGGAAGCGGTGAAATCAGGCATGTACACAATTAATGCAGCACACAATGTCTACAATATCCCAG GTAAACTCCTCTATGAACTGATGAGGACAGATAAACCCATACGTGCCCTGATGAACAAGAAGAATAGAAACAAAGCCAAACTCACATATAACGAGGAGGAGGCCGTCGTGGAGTACGCCCTTGCTTTGGATAAGATCGGTTTCCAGGTGACTTACATGAGCTTAGTCCCGCTTGCTATGCAATATACTACGGATCGTGGGAATCCAGTCAAAGATGTGCACGGTTGGGCGAAATTATTCGCACGACGACATCCCGAGTTGGATGGAAAATATCTGTCGCCGCCGGCCGTCCGAGCGATAACCAAACAGCAACTTGCTAAAAAGATGTTTGATAGACTCGCAGAATTGTATGACACGCATAACTTCCACCTTAAGCCGTCGAGGATATACGCCTGCGAAGGGATTTCATTAAGAGTAGAGCGTTGGGAAGCGGATGTAACAAAAAACATCGATGTGGAGATGCTTGTGGCGGCCAATGCTGTGGGGTTTCACATTCTTCCGCCGTGCGTGGTTTATTCAAATGAGGAAGGGGATGGAATCCCAGATTTCCTGGGATTGCCGGAGGCTGGATTTGTGGTCTCGGATAAGAAGAAGCTTACGGCACCCATTGTG GCTGAATGGTTCCGCAGTGTTTTCTTACACTACCTGCTACCGCGTACAGCAGAAGACCCGGTTGCTCTTGTACTACATGGTCATCATGACTGGTTTAGTCCGGAGTTACTTCAGATGGCTGAAAAAGAACATGTACATCTAGTACCAGTCTGTCCACAG ATTCGTTTTTGGACTAACCCAATCCAGTCCATCCTTTTGAAGCTAAGAGATGCTTATATAGACAGGATGCtggaaattgtgaaaatatgggtatACCCCTGTTAG